The Dehalococcoidia bacterium genome contains a region encoding:
- a CDS encoding DUF5752 family protein — MIEWFQQNWLLVVVPLALFLAFCIIGLWARRVVYINLDRQLTKSGWGGRDVLIQTTRGPFFFWFVLLGLYVAIAFSSISDENKVLIIKIIASVFIISIIWLLIILSERLLSIYLGEFKNINKPAKYGMTAVRLVLIIVGLLILLDYWGWPLTPLILLIAIVMLVIIVASRDAILNIFSGFEISASRLVKEGDFIKIGSGDAGYVTDMGWRNIIVRTPDQNTIVVPNSKLVRETIVNYGRPLKKTEKPFQFFTRLHLKELTGLKATNLIALVNILKAAPDSIVYYHTHHFLEEYQYLTPEPANDFALWVGDALDNPVLSEKLANIDTFEYTSLGSLKAALISVIEQYMAENPDIRFTQAERDFHFVKAVNVIAPTPYFASDLREFVEVLRKITIDSLYYHVFESRLRLQKRSNDFSVWIRDSFDEADLADKIDNLVPYTTTIEGLRSVIIQLIEKRIK, encoded by the coding sequence ATGATCGAATGGTTTCAACAAAACTGGTTGCTTGTAGTGGTGCCGCTTGCGCTGTTTCTGGCGTTCTGTATCATCGGCTTATGGGCGAGACGTGTCGTATATATTAATCTCGACAGACAGTTAACTAAATCGGGATGGGGTGGTCGGGATGTGCTGATTCAGACTACCCGGGGACCGTTCTTCTTCTGGTTCGTTCTGCTCGGCCTGTACGTTGCTATCGCGTTCTCCAGCATATCGGATGAAAATAAGGTTCTGATTATCAAGATCATTGCCAGTGTATTCATTATTTCCATAATCTGGCTGCTCATCATCCTCAGCGAGAGGCTGCTGAGTATTTACCTTGGCGAATTCAAAAACATAAATAAGCCCGCAAAATATGGGATGACCGCTGTGCGTTTGGTGCTTATTATCGTTGGATTATTGATATTGCTCGACTACTGGGGTTGGCCGCTGACCCCTTTGATACTGTTGATTGCCATAGTCATGCTGGTGATTATCGTGGCCTCTCGTGATGCGATACTGAATATTTTCTCCGGATTCGAGATCTCAGCCAGCCGTCTTGTCAAGGAGGGCGACTTCATTAAAATCGGCTCGGGTGATGCGGGCTATGTCACCGACATGGGTTGGCGGAACATAATAGTGAGGACACCCGATCAAAATACCATTGTCGTGCCAAACAGCAAGCTGGTCAGGGAAACCATCGTCAATTACGGCCGCCCGCTTAAAAAAACTGAGAAACCATTTCAGTTCTTCACCCGGCTTCATCTCAAGGAGCTGACCGGGCTGAAAGCGACCAATTTAATAGCACTTGTAAACATACTTAAAGCTGCGCCGGATTCAATAGTGTACTACCATACCCATCATTTCCTGGAGGAATATCAGTATTTAACGCCCGAGCCTGCAAACGATTTCGCGCTGTGGGTCGGCGATGCCCTGGACAACCCTGTGCTGTCGGAGAAGCTCGCCAATATCGACACCTTTGAGTACACCAGCCTGGGCTCTTTAAAGGCCGCCCTGATCTCGGTTATCGAGCAGTATATGGCTGAAAACCCGGATATCCGGTTCACCCAGGCCGAGCGCGATTTTCATTTTGTGAAAGCGGTCAACGTCATTGCGCCCACCCCGTACTTCGCCTCTGATCTGCGCGAGTTCGTCGAGGTCCTGCGCAAGATCACCATAGATTCCCTTTACTACCACGTGTTCGAGTCCCGGTTGAGGCTGCAAAAGCGCTCCAACGACTTCTCTGTTTGGATCAGGGACTCGTTTGATGAAGCTGATCTCGCTGATAAAATCGACAATCTTGTGCCGTACACCACGACTATTGAGGGATTAAGGTCAGTAATCATCCAACTCATCGAGAAACGAATTAAGTAA
- the otsB gene encoding trehalose-phosphatase — protein sequence MEYLFNDWNNIWKQLKAAKHRVILFDYDGTLTPIVDRPEIAYLPDNIKVMLDKLTHRQGVTVGIISGRAISDIREMVGLNNMVFAGNHGLEIEGPGVRFIHPLTDEIKSAIHVIGLVLAKATARIKGVIVEDKGLTLSVHYRLVDAEQVQQVGDIFNSTVNLSKKGGKIRTSSGKKVHEVRPAVSWNKGKAVQMILDRFLPRNVRGAYLSLYVGDDLTDEDAFQAVNNVGGISIFVGDGRQRSAAAYYLNDTSEVGSLLAEVLKIA from the coding sequence ATGGAATATCTTTTCAACGATTGGAACAATATCTGGAAACAATTGAAAGCCGCGAAACACAGGGTGATTTTGTTCGACTACGACGGCACATTGACGCCGATAGTTGACCGGCCTGAGATTGCATACCTGCCTGACAATATTAAAGTCATGCTTGACAAACTGACTCATAGGCAGGGTGTAACCGTCGGGATCATAAGCGGCCGGGCGATCTCGGATATACGGGAGATGGTCGGATTAAATAATATGGTTTTCGCCGGAAATCACGGACTGGAGATCGAGGGACCCGGCGTAAGGTTCATCCATCCATTAACCGATGAAATTAAATCGGCGATCCATGTTATAGGTCTTGTTTTGGCAAAGGCTACGGCAAGGATCAAAGGTGTAATCGTGGAAGATAAAGGCCTGACACTCAGCGTGCATTACCGGCTGGTTGATGCTGAGCAAGTGCAGCAGGTCGGCGACATATTTAACAGTACTGTTAATTTGAGCAAAAAGGGAGGCAAGATCAGGACTTCGTCGGGGAAGAAAGTGCATGAGGTAAGGCCGGCCGTATCCTGGAACAAGGGCAAGGCTGTACAGATGATCCTGGACAGGTTCCTGCCGAGAAATGTGCGCGGGGCATACCTGTCTCTGTATGTTGGGGACGATTTAACGGATGAGGACGCTTTTCAGGCCGTCAACAATGTAGGAGGGATATCGATATTTGTCGGCGACGGCAGGCAGAGGTCCGCCGCCGCATATTATTTAAACGATACATCCGAGGTGGGCAGCTTACTTGCCGAAGTACTCAAGATTGCGTAG
- a CDS encoding glycoside-pentoside-hexuronide (GPH):cation symporter has product MDQGKVSLGLKLGYGICDLGENLFFTAVAFVLMNYLTDTVGLSAALAGIALMVGRLWDAFFDPVIGYISDRTVTKMGRRRPFMLAGSIPVFFAVIIMFVNPSLLMGTGISQATLFVYTLVVYVILCTAYSTVNIPYMSLAPELTADYHERTSMMGYRFGFAALGTLLGAGLALPIVSLAPDKNLGFVLMGTVFATVMLVTVLITIFTVKEPAHLKPAKSMGFFKTYTEVFKNKPYLLILAAYICHIIALTIASAIVIYYFKYILLDEPATTWAMLILIATALVFIPVSVLLSKRLGKKRVYGAGFIIMAIMLMALFFFGQTQGVTFTLIVMFLMGIGFGFTYAMPFAIVADAIEYDYLRTGERREGAFFGVWAWGLKIGQALAIFLMGVTLEAMGYIPNIIPQSETSQLAIRLFAGPISAAIFLIAAVFLYFYPITEARYKEICAQIAEMEMKKGS; this is encoded by the coding sequence ATGGATCAAGGGAAAGTTTCTCTGGGATTGAAGCTGGGATATGGTATTTGCGACCTCGGGGAGAACCTGTTTTTCACAGCCGTTGCCTTTGTGTTAATGAACTATCTGACCGATACCGTAGGACTCTCCGCGGCGCTTGCAGGCATTGCCCTCATGGTCGGACGTCTGTGGGACGCCTTTTTTGATCCTGTTATAGGCTATATTTCGGATAGGACCGTCACTAAGATGGGCCGGCGCAGGCCGTTCATGCTGGCAGGATCGATCCCCGTCTTTTTCGCAGTCATCATCATGTTTGTAAATCCGTCACTCCTCATGGGCACAGGCATCAGCCAGGCAACACTCTTTGTCTATACGCTGGTTGTCTACGTAATCCTGTGTACCGCTTACTCAACGGTTAATATCCCGTATATGTCGCTGGCGCCCGAGCTGACAGCCGACTATCATGAAAGGACTTCCATGATGGGTTACCGCTTTGGATTCGCCGCCCTGGGAACATTACTGGGAGCAGGCTTAGCCCTGCCCATCGTATCCCTCGCGCCCGATAAAAACCTGGGCTTCGTGCTGATGGGGACTGTATTCGCTACCGTTATGCTTGTGACGGTATTGATCACAATATTTACGGTAAAAGAGCCCGCCCACCTCAAACCGGCGAAATCTATGGGCTTTTTTAAGACTTATACCGAGGTATTCAAGAACAAGCCTTACCTGCTTATTCTGGCAGCCTACATATGCCACATTATAGCTCTTACTATTGCCAGCGCAATAGTAATTTACTACTTCAAATATATACTTCTGGATGAACCGGCCACTACATGGGCCATGCTCATACTGATTGCCACAGCACTGGTGTTTATCCCCGTCAGCGTCTTATTAAGCAAGCGGCTGGGTAAGAAAAGGGTTTACGGGGCAGGCTTTATCATCATGGCGATCATGCTTATGGCGCTCTTTTTCTTCGGGCAAACTCAAGGTGTGACATTCACCCTTATTGTCATGTTTCTGATGGGGATAGGTTTCGGTTTCACATATGCCATGCCCTTTGCAATAGTTGCCGATGCAATTGAATATGACTACCTGAGGACCGGAGAGCGACGTGAGGGGGCATTTTTCGGCGTATGGGCCTGGGGATTAAAAATCGGTCAGGCGCTGGCTATCTTTCTTATGGGCGTTACTCTTGAGGCCATGGGCTACATACCCAACATCATACCCCAGTCTGAGACATCACAGCTTGCCATAAGACTTTTCGCCGGTCCCATATCCGCTGCAATATTCCTCATCGCGGCTGTATTTCTCTATTTCTACCCCATAACTGAAGCGCGTTACAAAGAGATTTGTGCGCAGATTGCAGAAATGGAGATGAAGAAAGGTTCATAG
- a CDS encoding TetR/AcrR family transcriptional regulator, translating to MARRSKGDIPRKEQIVNAARILVIKVGSENVTVRKIAEEVGFSEAAIYRYFKSKKDILYLLVENIETSLIADLTVGSKQSGNVLERILMRHLSSIEMRRGISFQVIAEIISLGDSKLNKRIYAAIEKYIEKLKIILQKEVSNGKLRGDVDVDATALLIFSVVQGLSNIWTLSNYSFDPKDKFDAILKTLRKGLV from the coding sequence ATGGCAAGGAGATCGAAGGGAGATATTCCCCGCAAAGAGCAGATAGTCAACGCCGCACGGATACTGGTTATCAAAGTCGGCAGCGAAAATGTGACTGTCAGGAAAATAGCCGAAGAGGTCGGATTTTCCGAGGCGGCTATATACCGTTATTTCAAAAGCAAGAAGGACATTCTGTATTTGCTGGTTGAGAATATAGAGACCAGCCTCATAGCGGACCTGACCGTGGGGAGCAAGCAATCAGGTAACGTGCTTGAGAGGATTCTGATGCGCCATCTCTCGTCTATCGAGATGCGCCGGGGCATATCATTCCAGGTTATTGCTGAGATCATCAGCCTTGGCGATAGCAAATTAAACAAGCGTATTTATGCGGCTATTGAAAAGTATATTGAAAAACTAAAAATCATATTGCAGAAAGAGGTTAGCAACGGGAAACTGCGCGGGGACGTCGATGTGGATGCGACCGCCCTATTGATATTCAGCGTGGTGCAGGGTCTCTCGAATATCTGGACCTTGAGCAACTACAGCTTCGACCCCAAGGATAAATTCGACGCAATTCTCAAAACGCTGAGGAAAGGATTAGTATAA
- a CDS encoding trehalose-6-phosphate synthase → MLKQVDLQRLVKEKLAGYLFVVVSNREPYIHTYTGDKIECIVPASGLTTALDPVMQACGGTWVAHGNGSADREVVDGRNCVRVPPESGSYKLKRVWLSDEEVDRYYLGFSNEAMWPLCHIVFQRPKFNDDDWYTYKNVNRLFADAVLEEIGHRKAFVFIQDYHLTLVSRLIKAKNPRAITAQFWHIPWPNREAFRVCPWQNEILYGLLGNDLLGFHIAYHRHNFLETVDRALECRIDNEKFSVTHGNHTTYVKPFPISVDFDSITERSQAAEVEREMAAIKNKYGIADEIIGIGLDRIDYTKGIPERLKAIDALLTKYPQYKFRNRLVFFQLGEPSRTKIKKYEELNNEIDRLVVDINSRHQADGWQPIRYIKEHKSPVTLLAFNRLARFCIVSSLHDGMNLVAKEFVSSRVDGDGVLILSRFTGASRELEDALMINPFASEEIAETIRAAIEMPEEQRRKRMAGLREKVHEHNIYRWAADIITAMVDIK, encoded by the coding sequence ATGTTGAAGCAGGTCGATTTACAGAGGCTGGTTAAAGAAAAACTTGCGGGCTATCTTTTTGTAGTTGTCTCAAATAGGGAACCCTATATACATACGTATACCGGCGATAAAATCGAGTGCATAGTGCCGGCCAGCGGCCTGACGACTGCCCTTGACCCTGTCATGCAGGCCTGTGGTGGAACCTGGGTAGCACATGGCAACGGCAGCGCGGACAGGGAAGTCGTAGACGGCCGAAATTGTGTGCGCGTACCGCCTGAAAGTGGCAGCTATAAGCTCAAGCGTGTATGGCTGTCCGACGAGGAAGTGGACCGATATTATCTTGGTTTTTCCAATGAGGCCATGTGGCCGCTCTGCCACATCGTTTTCCAGCGTCCCAAGTTTAACGATGATGATTGGTATACGTATAAAAACGTTAACAGGCTTTTTGCCGATGCGGTGCTGGAGGAAATAGGGCATCGCAAGGCTTTTGTATTCATCCAGGATTACCATTTGACCCTGGTATCCAGGCTGATCAAGGCCAAGAATCCACGTGCTATCACAGCTCAATTCTGGCATATACCCTGGCCTAACCGTGAGGCGTTCAGGGTCTGTCCCTGGCAGAATGAGATACTTTACGGGCTGCTTGGCAATGACCTGCTCGGTTTTCATATCGCTTACCACCGCCATAACTTTCTGGAGACCGTTGACAGGGCGTTGGAATGCAGGATCGATAATGAAAAGTTCTCGGTCACCCACGGTAATCACACAACATATGTCAAGCCGTTCCCCATCAGCGTGGATTTTGACTCTATAACCGAAAGAAGCCAGGCAGCGGAGGTTGAAAGGGAAATGGCGGCTATTAAAAATAAATACGGCATTGCAGATGAGATAATCGGTATCGGCCTGGACAGGATCGATTACACCAAGGGCATTCCTGAGAGGCTGAAGGCTATTGATGCGCTGCTGACAAAATATCCGCAATACAAGTTCAGAAACAGACTGGTCTTTTTTCAGCTGGGCGAACCCAGCCGCACGAAAATCAAGAAATATGAGGAATTGAATAACGAGATCGACAGGCTGGTCGTCGATATCAACAGCAGGCATCAGGCCGATGGCTGGCAGCCTATCAGATATATTAAAGAGCATAAATCGCCCGTTACGTTGTTGGCGTTCAACAGGCTGGCGCGTTTTTGTATTGTCAGCTCCCTTCATGACGGTATGAACCTGGTCGCGAAGGAGTTTGTATCCAGCAGGGTGGATGGGGATGGTGTCCTTATATTGAGCCGGTTTACCGGCGCATCCAGGGAACTGGAGGATGCGCTGATGATTAACCCGTTTGCATCGGAAGAGATCGCGGAAACCATTCGAGCAGCGATAGAGATGCCTGAAGAGCAGCGCCGTAAGAGGATGGCTGGATTGCGCGAAAAAGTTCACGAACACAATATCTATAGATGGGCTGCCGATATTATCACGGCCATGGTAGATATTAAATAA
- a CDS encoding amidase — protein MSVTSNYDLKSVKLPRLTGGGLSLMAGALEIGFLRGLLMPSMLKSGGITDFRALSPEESPTVFPIFFADKKAAAEEGPDLKALNKIEGSAAATPFRTARDYARAYKEGKANPEDVAKKALDAIKQADAGNLKLRPFIAVNEGDVIQQARASAERWKDKKPLSVLDGVPVAVKDEVDMVPYPTTVGTKFFGRAPAKQDATAVARLRAAGALLLGKANMHEIGISTDGLNVNFGSTRNPYNPRHDTGGSSSGSATAVAAGLCPLAVGADGGGSIRVPASHCGVVGLKPTFGRVSEFGAAPLCWSVAHLGPIAATVEDAAMGYACMAGPDAREPNSLHQPAVMLEQWNKGDLKGVKLGVYRPWFEHASPEVVRACDILLEKLAGAGAKVSEIIVPGLDTMRVAHVITILSEMAGSMNNYPAHRKDFGAEVRVSLSLGREFNAGDYIKAQRIRTRVIDMFKDVYKDVDAIITPATGITAPEVSLEDGEGGYSDLTSTTEVMRYAFPGNLAGLPAISFPAGYDSIGLPIGMQAMGCWWEEDLLLRIAFNAEKLVERRKPVVFFDLL, from the coding sequence ATGAGCGTGACGAGTAACTACGATCTGAAATCTGTGAAATTGCCCAGGCTGACCGGCGGAGGGCTGTCTTTAATGGCCGGCGCGCTTGAGATAGGGTTCCTGAGGGGACTGCTCATGCCGTCCATGTTGAAAAGCGGCGGCATAACGGATTTCCGCGCTTTGTCGCCCGAGGAGTCACCGACGGTGTTTCCTATTTTCTTTGCAGATAAGAAGGCTGCTGCTGAAGAAGGGCCTGACCTCAAGGCGTTGAATAAGATAGAGGGGAGTGCGGCGGCCACGCCATTCCGGACCGCCAGGGACTATGCCAGGGCCTACAAAGAGGGCAAGGCCAATCCCGAGGACGTGGCTAAAAAGGCTCTGGATGCCATTAAGCAGGCCGACGCAGGAAACCTGAAGCTGCGTCCATTCATCGCGGTAAACGAGGGAGACGTAATACAGCAGGCGCGGGCATCGGCGGAGCGCTGGAAGGACAAGAAACCGCTCAGTGTGCTGGACGGCGTGCCGGTGGCGGTCAAGGATGAGGTGGATATGGTGCCATATCCCACCACCGTGGGCACTAAATTTTTCGGCAGGGCGCCGGCCAAGCAGGACGCAACGGCCGTCGCCCGATTAAGGGCGGCCGGTGCGCTGCTGCTGGGCAAGGCCAATATGCACGAGATAGGCATCAGCACCGATGGGCTTAACGTCAACTTCGGCTCGACGCGCAATCCGTACAATCCCAGGCACGATACGGGCGGCAGCTCCAGCGGCTCCGCCACGGCAGTCGCGGCCGGGTTGTGCCCGCTTGCGGTGGGCGCAGACGGCGGAGGGTCCATACGCGTTCCGGCTTCGCACTGCGGTGTGGTAGGTCTCAAGCCCACCTTCGGACGTGTCAGTGAATTCGGCGCGGCGCCGCTCTGCTGGAGCGTGGCTCACCTGGGGCCGATCGCGGCCACGGTTGAGGATGCGGCCATGGGTTATGCCTGCATGGCAGGTCCGGACGCCAGGGAGCCCAACTCATTGCACCAACCCGCCGTAATGCTTGAGCAGTGGAACAAGGGGGACCTCAAGGGCGTAAAACTTGGCGTTTACAGGCCCTGGTTCGAACATGCATCGCCCGAGGTGGTGCGTGCCTGCGACATATTGCTGGAGAAGCTGGCCGGCGCCGGAGCCAAGGTCAGCGAGATCATCGTTCCGGGACTGGATACTATGCGAGTCGCCCATGTCATAACCATTTTAAGCGAGATGGCAGGTTCTATGAACAACTACCCTGCCCACCGCAAAGATTTCGGCGCCGAGGTACGCGTCAGCCTCTCCCTGGGGCGGGAATTCAACGCCGGCGACTATATCAAGGCCCAGCGCATCCGCACCCGCGTGATCGATATGTTCAAGGATGTTTACAAAGACGTGGACGCTATCATCACTCCTGCCACGGGCATCACCGCCCCCGAAGTGTCGCTCGAGGATGGCGAGGGCGGTTATTCCGACCTTACCAGCACCACCGAGGTCATGCGTTACGCCTTTCCCGGCAATCTGGCGGGACTGCCTGCCATAAGCTTCCCGGCCGGCTATGATAGCATAGGTTTGCCCATCGGGATGCAGGCCATGGGATGCTGGTGGGAGGAGGACTTGCTGCTGCGTATCGCCTTCAACGCAGAGAAGCTGGTGGAGCGCCGCAAGCCCGTGGTGTTCTTCGATCTGCTTTAA
- a CDS encoding cation:proton antiporter — MHDAALVIGLVGILIFAAHLFEAIFRQTRIPDVLPLVVIGLVLGPLLGIATPTSFGTVGPIFTAVTFVLILFQAGTELSISSLRKTYKETLILTTVTFILNVVLIGVAAYYLMGLGFIKSFLLASVVGGISSAVIAPMLGQLNMQEDGKAVLLLESSVTDVFCVIAALSFIDISNLGDLTQFDIGLAMGKMIASFLLAAMMGTVSAFGWSYIFNKVRGLQNSMFTTAAIVFVIFGLAEWLGYSGAIAALAFGVTLGNISALRLPKLYSGFNTDFSGLNISERAFFSELVFILKTFFFVYIGISLQLADWWLIVVGLILTVLIFMIRLPVVKFTVLRSTPVADASMLAVVIPRGLAAAVLASIPFQQGMEGGEIIQNTAYAIILISIIITSLLVFLIDKTKLKNFYYRFFSNLGKQPKAVD; from the coding sequence ATGCATGATGCTGCGCTTGTCATAGGCTTAGTCGGCATACTGATATTCGCCGCGCACCTGTTCGAGGCGATATTCAGGCAAACCAGGATACCGGATGTTTTGCCCCTGGTGGTCATCGGCCTTGTGCTGGGGCCCCTTTTAGGTATAGCTACACCTACGAGTTTCGGTACTGTCGGTCCCATCTTCACTGCAGTCACGTTTGTTTTGATACTATTCCAAGCCGGGACCGAACTGAGCATTTCATCTTTGCGGAAAACCTATAAAGAGACATTAATACTGACTACAGTCACCTTCATATTAAATGTGGTTCTGATTGGCGTTGCCGCCTATTATCTCATGGGATTGGGATTTATCAAGTCGTTTCTTCTCGCGTCGGTGGTGGGGGGAATTTCATCCGCTGTTATTGCGCCCATGCTGGGTCAACTTAATATGCAGGAAGATGGAAAGGCCGTGCTGCTATTGGAATCATCTGTCACAGATGTATTTTGTGTGATAGCCGCCCTCAGTTTTATTGACATTTCCAACCTGGGCGATTTAACGCAGTTTGATATCGGGCTTGCGATGGGTAAGATGATTGCGTCATTTTTACTTGCTGCCATGATGGGCACCGTCAGCGCATTCGGCTGGTCATATATATTCAACAAAGTGCGTGGCCTGCAAAATTCAATGTTCACCACCGCGGCCATTGTTTTCGTTATCTTCGGCCTCGCCGAATGGCTGGGTTACAGCGGTGCGATAGCGGCTCTGGCCTTTGGCGTTACACTGGGAAATATCAGTGCATTGAGATTGCCCAAGCTTTACAGCGGTTTTAATACCGACTTTAGCGGCCTTAATATCTCCGAGAGAGCGTTTTTCTCCGAGCTGGTATTTATACTGAAGACGTTTTTCTTCGTGTACATCGGCATTTCCCTGCAACTGGCAGACTGGTGGCTGATAGTGGTTGGACTTATTCTGACCGTCCTCATTTTTATGATACGCCTGCCGGTTGTGAAATTCACCGTACTGAGATCCACACCGGTGGCGGATGCATCGATGCTGGCGGTTGTTATTCCCCGGGGACTGGCGGCTGCAGTCCTCGCCTCCATCCCTTTTCAACAGGGCATGGAGGGAGGAGAGATCATCCAGAACACCGCTTATGCAATAATATTGATCAGCATCATAATCACCTCCCTGCTCGTTTTCCTTATCGATAAAACCAAACTCAAAAACTTCTATTACCGGTTTTTCTCCAACCTGGGAAAACAACCTAAAGCTGTTGATTAA
- a CDS encoding glycosyltransferase — protein MNDTVINQYKTRLEEYQPIVGKNIIDELKILGSHLAGRKVLNINSTFSGGGVAEILTRMVPLLNQLGVDAGWDVIQGDDAFFNVTKKFHNALHGREENITTDDLDIFMATSRRNNEGIHRDADIYYIHDPQPIMLIERKKSLGGKWIWRCHVDVSHPDKLVWKFLRKYVVGYDATVFSAPDFSQQLPVRQYMISPSIDPLSDKNREISQSQIQAVLDKYGLDNGKPMVVQISRFDYLKDPLGVIQAFRMVRKGIDCQLVLAGGTATDDPESSRVLEEVMENAGNDPDIKILSIPPGSDIEINALQRAATVVFQKSLKEGFGLTISEALWKSKPVVATAVGGIPQQVRNKVTGLLCHSVDGAAYALKHLLSNPDYAAWLGKNGHEHVKQNFLITRHVKEYLLLFIVVDNPADTIYL, from the coding sequence ATGAATGACACAGTAATCAATCAGTATAAAACCAGGTTGGAGGAATACCAGCCGATAGTTGGAAAAAATATAATCGATGAACTGAAGATTTTGGGTTCACACCTTGCGGGCAGGAAGGTGTTAAACATCAATTCGACGTTTTCAGGAGGTGGTGTAGCGGAGATTCTCACGCGCATGGTTCCGCTTTTAAACCAGTTGGGCGTCGATGCCGGCTGGGATGTGATCCAGGGTGACGATGCATTTTTCAATGTTACCAAGAAATTCCACAACGCTTTACACGGCAGGGAAGAAAACATCACCACGGACGACCTGGATATCTTTATGGCGACAAGCCGTAGAAACAATGAAGGCATACATCGGGATGCGGATATATATTATATCCATGACCCGCAACCGATAATGCTCATCGAGAGAAAGAAGTCCCTGGGCGGGAAATGGATCTGGCGTTGCCATGTCGATGTTTCTCATCCGGATAAGCTGGTGTGGAAATTCTTAAGAAAATACGTGGTGGGATACGATGCTACGGTATTCTCGGCCCCCGACTTTTCTCAGCAGTTGCCCGTCAGGCAATATATGATTTCACCCTCAATCGATCCTTTGAGCGATAAAAACAGGGAGATATCGCAATCTCAGATTCAGGCGGTGCTGGATAAATACGGCCTGGATAACGGCAAGCCGATGGTGGTCCAGATATCCCGCTTCGATTATTTAAAAGACCCGCTGGGAGTTATCCAGGCATTCAGGATGGTCAGGAAGGGTATCGATTGCCAGCTGGTTCTGGCGGGAGGAACGGCCACCGACGACCCGGAATCGTCCCGGGTGCTGGAAGAGGTCATGGAAAACGCCGGCAATGACCCGGATATAAAGATACTGTCCATACCTCCCGGCTCCGACATTGAGATAAACGCTCTGCAGAGGGCCGCCACGGTTGTGTTCCAGAAATCGTTGAAAGAGGGTTTTGGACTGACCATAAGCGAAGCTCTGTGGAAAAGCAAACCGGTAGTGGCGACGGCCGTGGGGGGTATTCCCCAGCAGGTAAGAAACAAGGTAACGGGGCTGCTCTGCCATAGCGTTGACGGGGCAGCGTACGCGCTGAAACATCTGCTGAGCAATCCGGACTATGCCGCGTGGCTTGGTAAAAATGGACATGAACATGTGAAACAGAACTTCCTGATAACCCGGCATGTAAAAGAATATCTCCTCCTGTTCATAGTCGTGGATAATCCTGCCGATACTATATATCTATAA
- a CDS encoding homocysteine S-methyltransferase family protein, translated as MNRWRNLIDRPGAIVADGAMGTMLQQAGLNPGDPPMLWNVDHPDRVRKVHLAYMEAGARILLTNTFNGTRFRLSKHGLEGREDELNRAGARILRAEIDDFLKKAAPGTPAPVVAGDIGPTGEILAPLGKLYPADAADAFTRQAAALIDGGADVIWIETMADMSEVQAAIEGTRRASPDIPIIVTMTFDTHGRTMMGVKPEAAATSLSEWGAAAMGGNCGNGPDEMLAAIQKMHTAVPGALLVAKSNAGMPEFVDGKTVYRASPEMMAQSAVQMREAGARIIGGCCGTTPEHIAAMASAVKT; from the coding sequence ATGAACCGCTGGCGGAACTTAATCGACAGGCCGGGCGCCATCGTCGCCGACGGCGCCATGGGCACCATGCTTCAGCAGGCAGGACTGAACCCCGGCGACCCGCCCATGCTCTGGAACGTGGACCATCCCGACCGCGTCCGCAAAGTGCACCTCGCCTACATGGAGGCCGGCGCCCGTATTCTGCTGACCAATACCTTTAACGGCACCCGCTTCCGCCTGTCCAAACACGGCCTGGAAGGGAGGGAAGACGAGCTGAACCGCGCCGGCGCCCGGATACTTCGCGCCGAGATCGATGATTTCCTCAAGAAAGCCGCGCCCGGGACTCCGGCGCCGGTTGTGGCAGGCGATATCGGCCCTACGGGCGAGATACTGGCCCCGCTGGGCAAATTGTACCCTGCTGATGCCGCCGACGCTTTCACACGGCAGGCCGCGGCCCTCATCGACGGTGGCGCTGACGTCATCTGGATCGAGACCATGGCCGACATGTCCGAGGTGCAGGCAGCTATAGAGGGCACGCGCAGGGCGTCGCCGGATATACCGATAATCGTTACCATGACCTTCGACACGCATGGACGTACCATGATGGGGGTGAAGCCGGAGGCGGCCGCAACCTCGTTGAGCGAATGGGGGGCGGCAGCCATGGGAGGCAACTGCGGCAACGGCCCGGATGAGATGCTGGCGGCCATTCAAAAGATGCATACCGCCGTGCCCGGCGCACTGCTGGTGGCCAAGTCAAACGCCGGCATGCCTGAATTTGTGGATGGTAAAACCGTGTACCGCGCTTCACCCGAAATGATGGCGCAGAGCGCTGTTCAAATGCGCGAGGCCGGCGCACGCATCATCGGCGGATGCTGCGGCACCACGCCGGAGCATATCGCCGCCATGGCGAGTGCGGTAAAAACATAA